From the Amia ocellicauda isolate fAmiCal2 chromosome 21, fAmiCal2.hap1, whole genome shotgun sequence genome, one window contains:
- the gphb5 gene encoding glycoprotein hormone beta-5, which yields MQPPARGLMSVWSRSQRPAMPRVLLLAVVLTACSLAQPPTVNLKRFIGCAVREFTFLARKPGCRGLHITTDACWGRCETWEKPVLDPPYVESYQRVCTYNETRMVTVKLPNCSAHVDPFYTYPVALRCDCGVCLTSTTECVTYV from the exons tgtgtggagCCGGAGCCAGCGCCCCGCCATGCCCCGTGTGCTGCTGCTGGCCGTGGTGCTGACCGCCTGCTCCCTGGCGCAGCCCCCCACCGTCAACCTGAAGCGGTTCATTGGCTGCGCGGTGCGAGAGTTCACCTTCCTGGCCAGGAAGCCGGGCTGCCGGGGGCTGCACATCACCACGGACGCCTGCTGGGGGCGCTGCGAGACCTGGGAG AAGCCAGTCCTGGACCCCCCCTACGTCGAGTCCTACCAGCGGGTGTGCACCTACAACGAGACCAGGATGGTGACGGTGAAGCTGCCCAACTGCTCCGCCCACGTGGACCCCTTCTACACCTACCCCGTGGCCCTGCGCTGCGACTGCGGCGTGTGTCTCACCAGCACCACCGAGTGCGTCACCTATGTCTGA